The following is a genomic window from Nymphaea colorata isolate Beijing-Zhang1983 chromosome 3, ASM883128v2, whole genome shotgun sequence.
TAATTAATAGAAAAGTTGTCAAAGATGAAATGTACATACAGGCATTTGACATTTTGCTTATGTCCTCACTAGCATTTTGTTAAAACTGTTagatttaaatgaaaaattcaaaattaaatcaTTCCCATGTCAGAATGGTTTATTGGGTTCTCTTTCACCATCAGTTCAAACCATTGCACCTTACAACTTAGAGGGTGTGGAAAAGACTTCGGAGATTGATATTTTTTGGCATTCAGATCAAAGTCAGGATGCCTTCCGATTCGTGCAGGATATGAACTGGTCAGTACTTCAAACTGCTACATGAGATCTTTGGctgtttgttttttaattaatctttGTTTAGGTCCACTAATACTATTTTAAAGCTTTGGTGAAACATTTATCAGCTTTGAAGACCGTAATGATCAAGAGAATGATGTTGTAGCATGTGGCCATCTGGTTTCAGCATGGTTTTGTTCTGCGTCTATTCTACTGTCAATTATTGGTTTGTATTCTAATTTTGGTGtttaatttccttctttttttttgttttctaatgcCTGATTGTTTTTAAACCAGTGAAAATTGTAAAGGATTTTGAGTGAAAAATTAAGGGAAAAGATATTTCATCCTGAAAAACAATCTGGGGCCACGGTCGATGCAGCTCAATTCAGGCAGgaaaatttaaatcaaaagcTTGTTTCTTCTTAAAAGTCAAATGAAAGAGgtaaaataaattcatatcAGGTGGCAAATTACCAGTTATCACAGAGAATCTCCTGATGCCCAGATCCTCTCTATCTTCCACCACTATTCACGCGACAGCATGTTGCAATGGAATCCGTACCAAATACCAATTGCTGCCAAGTGATTGGTAACTCTAAGCAGAGGAAAGAAAGCAATAGGCGCCAGAACGTAGACTCTGAGGGCAAGGTCGTCGATCACAGGATTTTACATCGGCAAGTAGGCCTCATGTTGCATAGTCGGTTTCCTTGTGTTTGAAATGGATAACTATTATTTCCTGATTGTGTCAATAAAAATGGATTATGAAGAATCAACCTCATTATATCCTGGTTCTCGCTGTTGTTATTCCTTTAATGGTTCTTGATCATCGCTGAGCTTCAGGCCAAGCGACTGAAGAATCAGAAGTTTTGCTACAAAAAAATGAGCAGCAACGCGGGCTCTGCCAAGACGAGGGTCCAACGTAATTGCtcaaaaattgtgaaaatagTAGCACACCTGTTTTGCATGACTGAGCGATTTCAGTTTTGGTTGTTTGGGAGACAAAGACAAGCTGATTTGCGCTTCAGACAGGCTACATGACAATAATATTAGGACCACATAAGATTACATGGATAGCGCAACAAGATGCAACTCGTACTATGAAAACCTAAACTTGTCCAAGCATGCAAGATGCATTGAATTTTAAATACAATGATGATTACGTTGGACAACCTACAAATGCtattttctcattcttcaatttcttctatTCAGATAAAATTGATAAGAATAGCTGTTACCCATATAGACATAACAGTAGGTAAGGTATGCCAACATTTatcaaattaaataaattttcagaGGAAGATATTTTTCTAGATGTGCTTGATTAATATCTCATGTGATGTCGCCGAAGACCTGATGCGATGCTCATATACCATGGCTCCAAAAACCATGTGCTAAATAAACTTATAGTGGTGATCTTGGTTCAGTCGCTACTTCAGCCAACCAACTGTAGCATGAAACCGGATCATATCTAACATGCGTGCAATTTGGGTAACAGCTTGATCAAAGAACATGCAGACCGCATGCCTCCATGGATATCACATTAAACATTTCTAGCGGTGCTGCTTAAGACATGATCTGATCTCGTTAGATTTGTATACCCACAAGCTCATTTCTTCCACAGAAATTGCACCGGTAAGACTCTTTTCAACATTTGGCAACCTAATATGTGTAATACTACATTTCGAGTCGCTATACTGAAAACTGGACCTAGATCCCACGAATGAGTTGAAAAGTATATGTTCCTTTCATGCGGTTTCACCAATAATCTCGACAAGAACAAGCACCATCTTTGAAATGATGAAACCGGTTGGCATCTCTTAGTATGATCTCTCGCTTAGTGATCCTAGAGATCAACTTGATTGCAGAATGACAATCCATACAAACCCTGAGATTCTTCATGACACGAATTGGAATGCCAGGAGGCACTCTTAAAATTCCGAAAGCCACGGCCATTTTCTCACTGTGGTAACCCAAGCTATGCTCTTTTTGTTCATCATCCACGTCGTGGAGGACAAACCGCCGATCTGGGTAGTATCCTGCCTCCCTCAACATCCCATTCAACTTCTCTAACAGCCCAACAATCATTGCATACTCGGGACGCTGGTTTTCCCCATCACCACCTGCAAATATATAAACTCGCTTATCAACCTCAATCCAACTGCATCCGGGCATCTTTTGCACATTCCTCTCCTTCATGACCTTCCTCAGTTCCTCCACATCTTCCCATCTTCCCTTGGCTGCAAACATGTTAGACAGCAAAACATATGGCCCTGCATTCATTGGTTCAATTTGCATTAACTTTCTAGCAGCTATCTCTGCTATTTCTATGTTAGAATATGTTCTACAACCGCCCAACAAAGCACCCCATACTATGGGATCAGCCTCGAAAGGCATCTCTTTTATGAGTTCCATTGCTTTTTCCAAACATCCAGCACGACTGAACATGTCAACGATGCATGCATAATGCTCCATCTTTGGCTCAATCCTGTACTTATCTCTCATAGATTCAAACAACTGCCAACCTTCCCTGACCTTTCCTGTGTAGCTGCATGCTGACAGGACTCCAACTAGTGTTACATCATCTGGAAGAATACCTGAGACACACATCTCATTATAAATTCGTAAAGCTTCCTCCCCAAGGCCATGCTGGGCATGACCAGTGATCATTGAATTCCACATAACAATGTCTCGACGATCTGCTCGGTAGAATACTTGTCGGGCCTTGTCAAGATTCCCACACTTGATATACATAGTGATCAATGCAGATGCTATAATCACATCCATGTCCATCTGGGACTTCAAAATTACTGCATGAATCTGCCTACCGTGATCAAGTATGGCAAGCCCAGCAGACACACTTAAGATGCTAACAAAAATGGAATGGTTTGCTCTGTTTCCTACTTCTACCATCTCTCTGAAGAGATTCATAGCTTCTACTTCAAATCCATTGCGACCATACGCTTTGATCATTGCACCCCAGATGGCAGGGCTCCGCTCATCCGTCTCCTCAAACAATCTCCTAGCCATATCAACCATTCCAGATTGAGCATAAGCAGTAATCATGCCCGCCCATGAGGCGTCATCCTTCTCGTCCATCCTATTAAACAACTTCTGTGCCTCGAGAAACTTCCCGTTCTGTGCATAACCCATAATCATGGCATTACAAGCAACAAGTGATTTATTTGGCATTCTTTTGAACAGTTCAAATGCTTCATCTATCCGGCCACATTGGGTATAGCCAGTCAACATAGCCGTCCAAGAAACCTCGTTTTTCTCTGGCATGACCTCAAACAACTTTCTTGCTAAATCGACCATGGCATTCTGACAATAACCTGAAATCATGCTTGTCCACGCCACTACATTGCGTTTTGGCATTTCGTCAAATAGCTCTCGAGCCTCCCGGACCCTTCCACATTGGCAGTACCCACACAGGAGGTTGGTGCGAGCAACCACATCTTTCTCAGGCATCTGCCGAAACAATTCGCAAGCGTCATCAATCCGACCATCCTGAATAAGCCCTCCCATTAAGACCGTCCACGAAATAACGTTTTTGTCAGGCATCTCCCGAAAGAGCGTCTCCGCTTCTCTCACTATGCCTTCTTGCACATACCCCCTCATCATGGCAGTCCATGAAACTACATTTCGTTCAGGCATTTTATCAAATAGTCTTCGGGCCTCACCCAGCTGCCCGTTCATGACGAACCCTGCAATCATCCCGTTCCAAGTGGTGGTGTTCCTCTGTGCCGGAagcattgttttgaaaagatgtcgggcttcttcaaccttcccATTCTGAAAGTACCCACTTATCATTGCATTCCAAGAAATCGTGCTTCTCTCAGGCATTTCGTCAAATACCTGTCTTGCGCTCTCGATTTTGCCATGCCTAGCATACCAAGACAGCAAAGAATTTGCACCGATGGGTTTAACAGATCCGACCTTTGTTGATAATCGCATAGATGCACCTGAAATCATCAGAAGGAATATAGATACCAAttacgtatatatatgtatatatatagatcaaCCGTTTGATGCTTCCATAGAAAATCAAGCATCCAAACTATGTCTTACTCGGGTTGCGTTTCGGTTCGCATGTTGATACTGAGTAAACCGTTCATAATTAGGTGCGCAAAAAAAGAAATGGGTACGTGCAAGACGGGTTGATCCAATATTGATTTGGTTAATCTGGTCCAGAATCTTGAAACCATATCCAGCATTTCAGCGGAAAATTGAGAAATATATGTTCAGCATTTCAGCTTATAACAGATATACGCTGGTGTTTCACAGTTTTTCGCATTCATGCCTGTGTTAGGAAATTATTTCACAAATAGCAGCTTTCGAGGGTAGCAGACAAAACATTCAACttttatatgaaataaaattttcttttttctcatcacaAGCACATATAATGCTTATGCATGTTCCATGAG
Proteins encoded in this region:
- the LOC116250025 gene encoding pentatricopeptide repeat-containing protein At1g56690, mitochondrial-like, which codes for MRLSTKVGSVKPIGANSLLSWYARHGKIESARQVFDEMPERSTISWNAMISGYFQNGKVEEARHLFKTMLPAQRNTTTWNGMIAGFVMNGQLGEARRLFDKMPERNVVSWTAMMRGYVQEGIVREAETLFREMPDKNVISWTVLMGGLIQDGRIDDACELFRQMPEKDVVARTNLLCGYCQCGRVREARELFDEMPKRNVVAWTSMISGYCQNAMVDLARKLFEVMPEKNEVSWTAMLTGYTQCGRIDEAFELFKRMPNKSLVACNAMIMGYAQNGKFLEAQKLFNRMDEKDDASWAGMITAYAQSGMVDMARRLFEETDERSPAIWGAMIKAYGRNGFEVEAMNLFREMVEVGNRANHSIFVSILSVSAGLAILDHGRQIHAVILKSQMDMDVIIASALITMYIKCGNLDKARQVFYRADRRDIVMWNSMITGHAQHGLGEEALRIYNEMCVSGILPDDVTLVGVLSACSYTGKVREGWQLFESMRDKYRIEPKMEHYACIVDMFSRAGCLEKAMELIKEMPFEADPIVWGALLGGCRTYSNIEIAEIAARKLMQIEPMNAGPYVLLSNMFAAKGRWEDVEELRKVMKERNVQKMPGCSWIEVDKRVYIFAGGDGENQRPEYAMIVGLLEKLNGMLREAGYYPDRRFVLHDVDDEQKEHSLGYHSEKMAVAFGILRVPPGIPIRVMKNLRVCMDCHSAIKLISRITKREIILRDANRFHHFKDGACSCRDYW